The following coding sequences are from one Vibrio syngnathi window:
- a CDS encoding restriction endonuclease subunit S produces MSDLPKGWADTTISDITDYVQRGKGPKYAEKNSFPVVNQKAVRWFGLQEEHLKYVREDTWDKYTPERFIQVGDILWNSTGTGTIGRACLLDEAEANKAKVVDSHVTIVRPNTHIEPRYLFAWIRSPKVQHGISSLSTGTTNQVELSKSRVLETKIPLAPLNEQIRIANKLDSILAKVDKAQARLDKIPAILKRFRQSVLAGATSGELTKAWRESKDLHWEVTSFGKLIKNGPQNGIYKPSKLYGSGTKIIRIDGFYDGKLSPWESIKSVQLENDELAKWKLKVDDILINRVNSIEYLGKCGHVDSLPEDAVFESNIMRVELDKSLANPLFIKHFLSSPIGLMRLRANAKHAVNQASINQTDVKSVEIHLPNIEEQKLIVELVEAFLDKANKVEKQYLDAKARLDRLTQSILAKAFRGELVPQDPTDEPAEQLLERILKEREQVAPKKTTRKRTTKAKTAEKG; encoded by the coding sequence GTGAGTGACTTACCGAAGGGGTGGGCTGACACTACTATTTCAGATATAACTGATTACGTACAACGAGGGAAAGGTCCCAAGTACGCTGAAAAAAACTCGTTTCCAGTTGTGAATCAGAAGGCTGTTAGATGGTTTGGTCTTCAGGAAGAACATTTGAAATATGTTCGAGAAGATACTTGGGATAAGTACACTCCTGAAAGATTTATTCAGGTCGGTGATATTCTGTGGAACTCTACAGGCACTGGTACCATTGGCAGAGCTTGTCTTTTAGATGAAGCTGAAGCAAATAAAGCAAAAGTTGTTGATAGTCACGTGACTATTGTACGACCTAATACCCACATTGAACCTCGCTATTTGTTTGCCTGGATACGTTCACCAAAGGTTCAGCATGGTATCTCGTCTCTTTCTACTGGCACAACGAATCAAGTTGAGTTAAGTAAGTCTAGAGTACTTGAAACAAAAATACCTCTTGCCCCGCTAAACGAACAAATCCGAATTGCCAACAAGTTAGATTCTATTCTTGCTAAGGTCGATAAGGCCCAAGCTCGTTTAGACAAGATTCCTGCAATTCTAAAACGTTTCCGTCAATCGGTATTGGCAGGCGCAACGTCTGGGGAGTTGACGAAAGCGTGGCGGGAAAGTAAAGACTTACATTGGGAGGTTACTTCGTTTGGTAAACTTATCAAAAACGGCCCGCAAAATGGAATTTACAAACCATCAAAGCTCTACGGAAGTGGAACTAAAATTATTCGTATTGACGGTTTCTATGATGGAAAATTGTCACCATGGGAATCGATTAAATCTGTGCAGTTAGAAAACGACGAGCTAGCTAAATGGAAACTAAAAGTTGATGATATTTTGATTAATCGAGTAAATAGTATTGAGTATTTAGGGAAATGTGGTCACGTAGATTCTTTGCCTGAGGATGCGGTATTTGAGAGTAATATTATGAGAGTTGAGCTAGACAAGTCGCTTGCCAACCCTCTATTCATTAAACATTTCTTATCTAGCCCAATAGGTCTCATGCGATTAAGGGCGAATGCGAAACATGCAGTAAATCAAGCGAGTATTAATCAAACTGACGTAAAATCGGTAGAGATTCATTTACCAAACATAGAAGAGCAAAAGTTAATAGTGGAACTAGTTGAAGCTTTTTTAGATAAGGCCAATAAAGTAGAGAAGCAGTACCTAGACGCGAAAGCTCGTTTAGATCGTCTAACACAATCGATATTAGCCAAAGCCTTCCGAGGTGAGTTGGTGCCGCAAGATCCAACCGATGAACCGGCAGAACAACTGCTAGAGCGTATATTGAAAGAACGTGAGCAGGTCGCACCTAAAAAGACGACTCGAAAACGTACAACAAAAGCTAAAACGGCAGAGAAAGGATAA
- a CDS encoding N-6 DNA methylase, whose product MSTQDLVAKLWNLCNLLRDDGVTYHEYLNELTYLVFLKMVDETGQDELLPEGYRWENLEKYNSATRLEEYQQLLLHLGSNGSLITKAIFKSANTVIRKPATLNKLVVEIDKLDWYSAKTEGLGDMYEGLLEINAGEKKSGAGQYFTPRVLIDVMIELMKPNLDDVIVDPTAGTGGFLISAHNYLKENNDIDGLDTLPYDKYQHDTFFGMELVPDTRRLAMMNLMLHDLAVDDENSGILFGDTLSNEGKALPPASLILANPPFGTKQGGGVPTRDDLVHYTSNKQLAFLHLMYHKMLKPGGRAAVVLPDNVLFEGSVGQTIRKDLMEKCNLHTILRLPTGIFYAAGVKTNVLFFSKSEDVKQDKAQTKNVWVYDLRSNMPKFGKRTVLTKKHFEEFYQAVGSDLTQVDEEARKAFISSHKDDADGCRLRCFSRDEIKTKDESLDLSWIRDENNEDASKLPAPDVLINEALVEMAGAMEELKAILVDLDSAERDEVTL is encoded by the coding sequence ATGAGCACTCAAGATCTCGTCGCCAAACTTTGGAATTTATGTAACTTACTGCGTGACGACGGCGTGACCTATCACGAATACCTTAATGAGTTAACCTATCTGGTTTTCTTAAAAATGGTCGATGAAACAGGCCAAGATGAACTGCTACCAGAAGGTTATCGTTGGGAAAATTTAGAAAAGTATAATTCAGCCACTCGTTTAGAAGAGTACCAACAACTACTTCTTCATTTGGGCTCAAATGGTTCACTGATCACCAAAGCAATTTTTAAAAGTGCCAATACCGTTATTCGTAAACCTGCCACACTAAACAAACTGGTTGTTGAGATTGATAAGCTTGATTGGTACAGCGCGAAAACCGAAGGTTTAGGCGACATGTACGAAGGCTTGTTAGAAATCAACGCAGGTGAGAAAAAATCCGGTGCAGGGCAATACTTCACACCACGAGTGCTTATCGATGTGATGATTGAGCTAATGAAGCCAAACCTAGATGATGTAATTGTTGACCCAACTGCAGGTACCGGCGGCTTCTTAATCAGTGCGCACAACTACCTAAAAGAGAACAATGATATTGACGGGTTAGATACTCTGCCATATGACAAATATCAACACGACACTTTTTTCGGTATGGAATTGGTGCCAGATACGCGACGCCTCGCCATGATGAATCTGATGTTGCATGACCTAGCTGTCGATGATGAAAACTCAGGTATTCTATTTGGTGATACTTTATCTAATGAAGGTAAAGCTCTACCACCAGCCAGCCTAATTTTAGCTAACCCACCATTTGGTACTAAACAAGGTGGTGGCGTACCAACTCGCGATGATTTGGTTCATTACACCAGTAACAAGCAGCTCGCGTTCTTACACTTGATGTACCACAAAATGCTTAAACCGGGTGGTCGTGCAGCAGTGGTATTGCCAGACAACGTTTTGTTTGAAGGCTCTGTCGGGCAAACCATCCGTAAAGATTTGATGGAGAAGTGTAATCTACACACCATTCTGCGTTTGCCAACTGGTATCTTCTACGCCGCAGGGGTAAAAACTAATGTGTTGTTCTTCTCTAAATCTGAAGATGTAAAACAAGATAAAGCTCAAACCAAGAATGTATGGGTGTATGACCTACGCTCTAACATGCCTAAATTTGGCAAACGTACCGTACTGACCAAAAAGCACTTTGAAGAGTTTTACCAAGCGGTAGGCAGCGATTTAACTCAGGTAGATGAGGAAGCTCGCAAAGCGTTTATCAGTAGCCATAAAGACGACGCGGATGGTTGCCGCTTACGTTGTTTTAGCCGTGACGAGATAAAAACTAAAGATGAATCACTTGATCTAAGTTGGATTCGTGATGAAAACAATGAAGACGCTTCAAAGCTGCCTGCGCCAGATGTGCTGATTAATGAAGCACTGGTTGAAATGGCAGGGGCAATGGAAGAGCTAAAAGCGATTTTGGTGGATTTGGATTCAGCGGAAAGAGACGAGGTGACTCTGTGA
- a CDS encoding AAA family ATPase yields MNQSLSLINIEANNFKSLVDFSLPFSKFNCLVGLNGSGKSTVLQFIDFLSQQVSGDIDEWLDSRQWSAKDLNSTLTKQSNITFTVELSYSGKPVIWEGSFNRKELYCTTEKITWSGKTLLNVADGKFSLPTEDLQAPITFDYQGSILSQLRKNQLPFELEEFKNFFKELNALDMLSPDMLRDQHISGKTLGAGGKMLSSFISNMTKDEKSNLVSTLKGLYPNLVKVDATVQKSAGTVRLEIEEKFGKKTIKTEARHINDGLLRFMAIFAQLTKKQSALLLDEIENGVNPELIEKLVDSLVAANTQVIVTTHSPMILNYMEDDVAKTGVVYLYKNKTGATQAIRLFDIPSMQRKLKFMGPGEAYEDTMLENLASEITTLENAIVQDTDS; encoded by the coding sequence ATGAATCAATCACTCTCGTTAATTAACATCGAAGCCAACAACTTTAAGTCGTTGGTGGATTTTTCACTGCCGTTTAGTAAGTTTAATTGTCTTGTAGGTTTAAACGGCTCGGGTAAATCGACGGTATTGCAGTTTATTGATTTCCTATCACAGCAAGTGAGTGGTGACATTGATGAGTGGTTGGATAGCCGTCAATGGAGTGCTAAAGATCTTAATTCAACGCTTACTAAGCAATCCAATATTACTTTTACAGTAGAACTTTCTTACTCGGGTAAACCCGTTATTTGGGAAGGCAGTTTCAACCGCAAAGAGTTGTATTGTACGACTGAGAAAATAACTTGGAGTGGTAAAACACTGCTTAATGTTGCTGATGGTAAGTTCTCATTACCAACAGAGGATCTTCAAGCACCTATAACCTTTGATTATCAAGGTTCGATACTGTCTCAACTAAGAAAAAATCAGCTACCGTTTGAATTAGAAGAGTTTAAAAACTTCTTCAAAGAGTTGAATGCATTAGACATGCTTTCCCCAGATATGTTGCGTGACCAACACATCAGCGGTAAGACCCTAGGCGCTGGCGGTAAGATGCTCTCAAGCTTTATCAGCAACATGACCAAAGATGAGAAATCGAACTTAGTCTCCACTCTTAAAGGTTTGTATCCAAATTTAGTCAAAGTGGATGCAACGGTTCAAAAATCAGCAGGTACAGTAAGGCTTGAGATAGAAGAAAAGTTCGGAAAGAAGACCATAAAAACAGAAGCAAGACACATTAACGATGGCTTGCTTCGCTTTATGGCTATTTTTGCTCAGTTAACCAAAAAGCAAAGTGCGTTACTACTTGATGAGATTGAAAACGGAGTGAACCCAGAGCTGATCGAAAAGCTGGTGGACAGCTTAGTGGCGGCAAACACCCAAGTCATTGTTACCACTCATAGCCCAATGATTCTTAACTACATGGAAGATGATGTCGCTAAAACAGGCGTTGTTTATCTGTATAAGAATAAAACAGGTGCAACCCAAGCGATTCGACTGTTTGACATCCCCTCTATGCAACGCAAGTTGAAGTTTATGGGACCAGGCGAAGCTTACGAAGACACCATGCTTGAGAATCTAGCCTCTGAAATTACCACATTAGAAAACGCAATTGTCCAAGATACTGACAGCTAA